From Alosa alosa isolate M-15738 ecotype Scorff River unplaced genomic scaffold, AALO_Geno_1.1 AALO_1.0_unplaced_5, whole genome shotgun sequence, the proteins below share one genomic window:
- the LOC125290446 gene encoding LOW QUALITY PROTEIN: deoxynucleoside triphosphate triphosphohydrolase SAMHD1 homolog (The sequence of the model RefSeq protein was modified relative to this genomic sequence to represent the inferred CDS: substituted 5 bases at 5 genomic stop codons) — MTKIKIIHDSIYHSTYFYGDEIEIINSPEFQRLRFIKXMGLFEFVYPGASHNRFEHCLGTCSLSKIFLKKLIKNSTDLDISKRVKSLIFIAGLCHDLGHGPFSHLFEKTLXYNNKFKHEDXSVKILDYIINKNSIDINNKELNFINSLIKGXGKGYXFEIIANNYNGLDVDKIDYIMRDAKHIGIRHNINPELLFEKMKVYNNQIWFD; from the coding sequence atgacaaaaataaaaataatacacGATTCAATATATCATTCTACATATTTTTATGGAGATGAAATAGAAATTATAAATTCTCCAGAGTTTCAAAGATTACGTTTTATTAAATAGATGGGATTATTTGAATTTGTATATCCTGGAGCTTCACATAATCGATTTGAACATTGTTTAGGTACTTGTagtttatcaaaaatatttttaaaaaaattaataaaaaatagcaCTGATTTAGATATATCTAAAAGAGTAAAATCATTAATTTTTATAGCTGGATTATGTCATGATTTAGGGCATGGACCATTTTCACATTTGTTTGAAAAAACTCTATAgtataataataaatttaaacATGAAGATTGAAGTGTAAAAATTTtagattatattattaataaaaattctatagatattaataataaagaGTTAAATTTTATAAATTCTTTAATAAAAGGCTAGGGTAAAGGATATTAGTTTGAAATAATAGCTAATAATTATAATGGTTTAGATGTAGATAAAATTGATTATATAATGAGAGATGCTAAACATATAGGTATAAGACATAACATAAATCCTGAATTATTATTTGAAAAAATGAAAGTATATAATAATCAAATATGGTTTGATTGA